From Symphalangus syndactylus isolate Jambi chromosome 17, NHGRI_mSymSyn1-v2.1_pri, whole genome shotgun sequence, one genomic window encodes:
- the SIRT6 gene encoding NAD-dependent protein deacylase sirtuin-6 isoform X4, producing the protein MEERGLAPKFDTTFESARPTQTHMALVQLERVGLLRFLVSQNVDGLHVRSGFPRDKLAELHGNMFVEECAKCKTQYVRDTVVGTMGLKATGRLCTVAKARGLRACRGELRDTILDWEDSLPDRELALADEASRNADLSITLGTSLQIRPSGNLPLATKRRGGRLVIVNLQRTKHDRHADLRIHGYVDEVMTRLMKHLGLEIPAWDGPRVLERALPPLPRPPTPKLEPKEESSTRINGSIPAGPKQEPCAQHNGSEPASPKRERPTSPAPDRPPKRVKAEAVPS; encoded by the exons ATGGAGGAGCGAGGTCTGGCCCCCAAGTTCGACACCACCTTTGAGAGCGCGCGGCCCACCCAGACCCACATGGCGCTGGTGCAGCTGGAGCGCGTGGGCCTCCTCCGCTTCCTGGTCAGCCAGAACGTGGACGGGCTCCATGTGCGCTCAGGCTTCCCCAG GGACAAACTGGCAGAGCTTCACGGGAACATGTTCGTGGAAGAATGTGCCAAGTGTAAGAC GCAATACGTCCGGGACACAGTCGTGGGCACCATGGGCCTGAAGGCCACGGGCCGGCTCTGCACCGTGGCTAAGGCAAGGGGGCTGCGGGCCTGCAG GGGAGAGCTGAGGGACACCATCCTAGACTGGGAGGACTCCCTGCCCGACCGGGAACTGGCACTCGCCGATGAGGCCAGCAG GAACGCCGACCTGTCCATCACGCTGGGCACGTCGCTGCAGATCCGACCCAGCGGGAACCTGCCGCTGGCTACCAAGCGCCGGGGAGGCCGCCTGGTCATCGTCAACCTGCAGCGCACCAAGCAC GACCGCCATGCTGACCTCCGCATCCATGGCTACGTTGACGAGGTCATGACCCGGCTCATGAAGCACCTGGGGCTGGAGATCCCCGCCTGGGACGGCCCCCGTGTGCTGGAGAGGGCGCTGCCACCCCTGCCCCGCCCACCCACCCCCAAGCTGGAGCCCAAGGAGGAATCATCCACGCGGATCAACGGCTCTATCCCCGCCGGCCCCAAGCAGGAGCCCTGCGCCCAGCACAACGGCTCAGAACCCGCCAGCCCCAAACGGGAGCGGCCCACCAGCCCTGCCCCCGACAGACCCCCCAAAAGGGTGAAGGCCGAGGCAGTCCCCAGCTGA
- the SIRT6 gene encoding NAD-dependent protein deacylase sirtuin-6 isoform X6 encodes MFVEECAKCKTQYVRDTVVGTMGLKATGRLCTVAKARGLRACRGELRDTILDWEDSLPDRELALADEASRNADLSITLGTSLQIRPSGNLPLATKRRGGRLVIVNLQRTKHDRHADLRIHGYVDEVMTRLMKHLGLEIPAWDGPRVLERALPPLPRPPTPKLEPKEESSTRINGSIPAGPKQEPCAQHNGSEPASPKRERPTSPAPDRPPKRVKAEAVPS; translated from the exons ATGTTCGTGGAAGAATGTGCCAAGTGTAAGAC GCAATACGTCCGGGACACAGTCGTGGGCACCATGGGCCTGAAGGCCACGGGCCGGCTCTGCACCGTGGCTAAGGCAAGGGGGCTGCGGGCCTGCAG GGGAGAGCTGAGGGACACCATCCTAGACTGGGAGGACTCCCTGCCCGACCGGGAACTGGCACTCGCCGATGAGGCCAGCAG GAACGCCGACCTGTCCATCACGCTGGGCACGTCGCTGCAGATCCGACCCAGCGGGAACCTGCCGCTGGCTACCAAGCGCCGGGGAGGCCGCCTGGTCATCGTCAACCTGCAGCGCACCAAGCAC GACCGCCATGCTGACCTCCGCATCCATGGCTACGTTGACGAGGTCATGACCCGGCTCATGAAGCACCTGGGGCTGGAGATCCCCGCCTGGGACGGCCCCCGTGTGCTGGAGAGGGCGCTGCCACCCCTGCCCCGCCCACCCACCCCCAAGCTGGAGCCCAAGGAGGAATCATCCACGCGGATCAACGGCTCTATCCCCGCCGGCCCCAAGCAGGAGCCCTGCGCCCAGCACAACGGCTCAGAACCCGCCAGCCCCAAACGGGAGCGGCCCACCAGCCCTGCCCCCGACAGACCCCCCAAAAGGGTGAAGGCCGAGGCAGTCCCCAGCTGA
- the SIRT6 gene encoding NAD-dependent protein deacylase sirtuin-6 isoform X3, translating into MSVNYAAGLSPYADKGKCGLPEIFDPPEELERKVWELARLVWQSSNVVFHTGAGISTASGIPDFRDKLAELHGNMFVEECAKCKTQYVRDTVVGTMGLKATGRLCTVAKARGLRACRGELRDTILDWEDSLPDRELALADEASRNADLSITLGTSLQIRPSGNLPLATKRRGGRLVIVNLQRTKHDRHADLRIHGYVDEVMTRLMKHLGLEIPAWDGPRVLERALPPLPRPPTPKLEPKEESSTRINGSIPAGPKQEPCAQHNGSEPASPKRERPTSPAPDRPPKRVKAEAVPS; encoded by the exons ATGTCGGTGAATTACGCGGCGGGGCTGTCGCCGTACGCGGACAAGGGCAAGTGCGGCCTCCCCGAG ATCTTCGACCCTCCGGAGGAGCTGGAGCGGAAGGTGTGGGAACTGGCGAGGCTGGTCTGGCAGTCTTCCAATGTGGTGTTCCACACGGGTGCCGGCATCAGCACTGCCTCTGGCATCCCTGACTTCAG GGACAAACTGGCAGAGCTTCACGGGAACATGTTCGTGGAAGAATGTGCCAAGTGTAAGAC GCAATACGTCCGGGACACAGTCGTGGGCACCATGGGCCTGAAGGCCACGGGCCGGCTCTGCACCGTGGCTAAGGCAAGGGGGCTGCGGGCCTGCAG GGGAGAGCTGAGGGACACCATCCTAGACTGGGAGGACTCCCTGCCCGACCGGGAACTGGCACTCGCCGATGAGGCCAGCAG GAACGCCGACCTGTCCATCACGCTGGGCACGTCGCTGCAGATCCGACCCAGCGGGAACCTGCCGCTGGCTACCAAGCGCCGGGGAGGCCGCCTGGTCATCGTCAACCTGCAGCGCACCAAGCAC GACCGCCATGCTGACCTCCGCATCCATGGCTACGTTGACGAGGTCATGACCCGGCTCATGAAGCACCTGGGGCTGGAGATCCCCGCCTGGGACGGCCCCCGTGTGCTGGAGAGGGCGCTGCCACCCCTGCCCCGCCCACCCACCCCCAAGCTGGAGCCCAAGGAGGAATCATCCACGCGGATCAACGGCTCTATCCCCGCCGGCCCCAAGCAGGAGCCCTGCGCCCAGCACAACGGCTCAGAACCCGCCAGCCCCAAACGGGAGCGGCCCACCAGCCCTGCCCCCGACAGACCCCCCAAAAGGGTGAAGGCCGAGGCAGTCCCCAGCTGA
- the SIRT6 gene encoding NAD-dependent protein deacylase sirtuin-6 isoform X2 has protein sequence MSVNYAAGLSPYADKGKCGLPEIFDPPEELERKVWELARLVWQSSNVVFHTGAGISTASGIPDFRGPHGVWTMEERGLAPKFDTTFESARPTQTHMALVQLERVGLLRFLVSQNVDGLHVRSGFPRDKLAELHGNMFVEECAKCKTQYVRDTVVGTMGLKATGRLCTVAKARGLRACRNADLSITLGTSLQIRPSGNLPLATKRRGGRLVIVNLQRTKHDRHADLRIHGYVDEVMTRLMKHLGLEIPAWDGPRVLERALPPLPRPPTPKLEPKEESSTRINGSIPAGPKQEPCAQHNGSEPASPKRERPTSPAPDRPPKRVKAEAVPS, from the exons ATGTCGGTGAATTACGCGGCGGGGCTGTCGCCGTACGCGGACAAGGGCAAGTGCGGCCTCCCCGAG ATCTTCGACCCTCCGGAGGAGCTGGAGCGGAAGGTGTGGGAACTGGCGAGGCTGGTCTGGCAGTCTTCCAATGTGGTGTTCCACACGGGTGCCGGCATCAGCACTGCCTCTGGCATCCCTGACTTCAG GGGTCCCCACGGAGTCTGGACCATGGAGGAGCGAGGTCTGGCCCCCAAGTTCGACACCACCTTTGAGAGCGCGCGGCCCACCCAGACCCACATGGCGCTGGTGCAGCTGGAGCGCGTGGGCCTCCTCCGCTTCCTGGTCAGCCAGAACGTGGACGGGCTCCATGTGCGCTCAGGCTTCCCCAG GGACAAACTGGCAGAGCTTCACGGGAACATGTTCGTGGAAGAATGTGCCAAGTGTAAGAC GCAATACGTCCGGGACACAGTCGTGGGCACCATGGGCCTGAAGGCCACGGGCCGGCTCTGCACCGTGGCTAAGGCAAGGGGGCTGCGGGCCTGCAG GAACGCCGACCTGTCCATCACGCTGGGCACGTCGCTGCAGATCCGACCCAGCGGGAACCTGCCGCTGGCTACCAAGCGCCGGGGAGGCCGCCTGGTCATCGTCAACCTGCAGCGCACCAAGCAC GACCGCCATGCTGACCTCCGCATCCATGGCTACGTTGACGAGGTCATGACCCGGCTCATGAAGCACCTGGGGCTGGAGATCCCCGCCTGGGACGGCCCCCGTGTGCTGGAGAGGGCGCTGCCACCCCTGCCCCGCCCACCCACCCCCAAGCTGGAGCCCAAGGAGGAATCATCCACGCGGATCAACGGCTCTATCCCCGCCGGCCCCAAGCAGGAGCCCTGCGCCCAGCACAACGGCTCAGAACCCGCCAGCCCCAAACGGGAGCGGCCCACCAGCCCTGCCCCCGACAGACCCCCCAAAAGGGTGAAGGCCGAGGCAGTCCCCAGCTGA
- the SIRT6 gene encoding NAD-dependent protein deacylase sirtuin-6 isoform X1, which yields MSVNYAAGLSPYADKGKCGLPEIFDPPEELERKVWELARLVWQSSNVVFHTGAGISTASGIPDFRGPHGVWTMEERGLAPKFDTTFESARPTQTHMALVQLERVGLLRFLVSQNVDGLHVRSGFPRDKLAELHGNMFVEECAKCKTQYVRDTVVGTMGLKATGRLCTVAKARGLRACRGELRDTILDWEDSLPDRELALADEASRNADLSITLGTSLQIRPSGNLPLATKRRGGRLVIVNLQRTKHDRHADLRIHGYVDEVMTRLMKHLGLEIPAWDGPRVLERALPPLPRPPTPKLEPKEESSTRINGSIPAGPKQEPCAQHNGSEPASPKRERPTSPAPDRPPKRVKAEAVPS from the exons ATGTCGGTGAATTACGCGGCGGGGCTGTCGCCGTACGCGGACAAGGGCAAGTGCGGCCTCCCCGAG ATCTTCGACCCTCCGGAGGAGCTGGAGCGGAAGGTGTGGGAACTGGCGAGGCTGGTCTGGCAGTCTTCCAATGTGGTGTTCCACACGGGTGCCGGCATCAGCACTGCCTCTGGCATCCCTGACTTCAG GGGTCCCCACGGAGTCTGGACCATGGAGGAGCGAGGTCTGGCCCCCAAGTTCGACACCACCTTTGAGAGCGCGCGGCCCACCCAGACCCACATGGCGCTGGTGCAGCTGGAGCGCGTGGGCCTCCTCCGCTTCCTGGTCAGCCAGAACGTGGACGGGCTCCATGTGCGCTCAGGCTTCCCCAG GGACAAACTGGCAGAGCTTCACGGGAACATGTTCGTGGAAGAATGTGCCAAGTGTAAGAC GCAATACGTCCGGGACACAGTCGTGGGCACCATGGGCCTGAAGGCCACGGGCCGGCTCTGCACCGTGGCTAAGGCAAGGGGGCTGCGGGCCTGCAG GGGAGAGCTGAGGGACACCATCCTAGACTGGGAGGACTCCCTGCCCGACCGGGAACTGGCACTCGCCGATGAGGCCAGCAG GAACGCCGACCTGTCCATCACGCTGGGCACGTCGCTGCAGATCCGACCCAGCGGGAACCTGCCGCTGGCTACCAAGCGCCGGGGAGGCCGCCTGGTCATCGTCAACCTGCAGCGCACCAAGCAC GACCGCCATGCTGACCTCCGCATCCATGGCTACGTTGACGAGGTCATGACCCGGCTCATGAAGCACCTGGGGCTGGAGATCCCCGCCTGGGACGGCCCCCGTGTGCTGGAGAGGGCGCTGCCACCCCTGCCCCGCCCACCCACCCCCAAGCTGGAGCCCAAGGAGGAATCATCCACGCGGATCAACGGCTCTATCCCCGCCGGCCCCAAGCAGGAGCCCTGCGCCCAGCACAACGGCTCAGAACCCGCCAGCCCCAAACGGGAGCGGCCCACCAGCCCTGCCCCCGACAGACCCCCCAAAAGGGTGAAGGCCGAGGCAGTCCCCAGCTGA
- the SIRT6 gene encoding NAD-dependent protein deacylase sirtuin-6 isoform X8, which produces MEERGLAPKFDTTFESARPTQTHMALVQLERVGLLRFLVSQNVDGLHVRSGFPRDKLAELHGNMFVEECAKCKTQYVRDTVVGTMGLKATGRLCTVAKARGLRACRGELRDTILDWEDSLPDRELALADEASRSDPAGTCRWLPSAGEAAWSSSTCSAPSTTAMLTSASMATLTRS; this is translated from the exons ATGGAGGAGCGAGGTCTGGCCCCCAAGTTCGACACCACCTTTGAGAGCGCGCGGCCCACCCAGACCCACATGGCGCTGGTGCAGCTGGAGCGCGTGGGCCTCCTCCGCTTCCTGGTCAGCCAGAACGTGGACGGGCTCCATGTGCGCTCAGGCTTCCCCAG GGACAAACTGGCAGAGCTTCACGGGAACATGTTCGTGGAAGAATGTGCCAAGTGTAAGAC GCAATACGTCCGGGACACAGTCGTGGGCACCATGGGCCTGAAGGCCACGGGCCGGCTCTGCACCGTGGCTAAGGCAAGGGGGCTGCGGGCCTGCAG GGGAGAGCTGAGGGACACCATCCTAGACTGGGAGGACTCCCTGCCCGACCGGGAACTGGCACTCGCCGATGAGGCCAGCAG ATCCGACCCAGCGGGAACCTGCCGCTGGCTACCAAGCGCCGGGGAGGCCGCCTGGTCATCGTCAACCTGCAGCGCACCAAGCAC GACCGCCATGCTGACCTCCGCATCCATGGCTACGTTGACGAGGTCATGA
- the SIRT6 gene encoding NAD-dependent protein deacylase sirtuin-6 isoform X5, translating to MSVNYAAGLSPYADKGKCGLPEIFDPPEELERKVWELARLVWQSSNVVFHTGAGISTASGIPDFRGPHGVWTMEERGLAPKFDTTFESARPTQTHMALVQLERVGLLRFLVSQNVDGLHVRSGFPRDKLAELHGNMFVEECAKCKTQYVRDTVVGTMGLKATGRLCTVAKARGLRACRGELRDTILDWEDSLPDRELALADEASRSDPAGTCRWLPSAGEAAWSSSTCSAPSTTAMLTSASMATLTRS from the exons ATGTCGGTGAATTACGCGGCGGGGCTGTCGCCGTACGCGGACAAGGGCAAGTGCGGCCTCCCCGAG ATCTTCGACCCTCCGGAGGAGCTGGAGCGGAAGGTGTGGGAACTGGCGAGGCTGGTCTGGCAGTCTTCCAATGTGGTGTTCCACACGGGTGCCGGCATCAGCACTGCCTCTGGCATCCCTGACTTCAG GGGTCCCCACGGAGTCTGGACCATGGAGGAGCGAGGTCTGGCCCCCAAGTTCGACACCACCTTTGAGAGCGCGCGGCCCACCCAGACCCACATGGCGCTGGTGCAGCTGGAGCGCGTGGGCCTCCTCCGCTTCCTGGTCAGCCAGAACGTGGACGGGCTCCATGTGCGCTCAGGCTTCCCCAG GGACAAACTGGCAGAGCTTCACGGGAACATGTTCGTGGAAGAATGTGCCAAGTGTAAGAC GCAATACGTCCGGGACACAGTCGTGGGCACCATGGGCCTGAAGGCCACGGGCCGGCTCTGCACCGTGGCTAAGGCAAGGGGGCTGCGGGCCTGCAG GGGAGAGCTGAGGGACACCATCCTAGACTGGGAGGACTCCCTGCCCGACCGGGAACTGGCACTCGCCGATGAGGCCAGCAG ATCCGACCCAGCGGGAACCTGCCGCTGGCTACCAAGCGCCGGGGAGGCCGCCTGGTCATCGTCAACCTGCAGCGCACCAAGCAC GACCGCCATGCTGACCTCCGCATCCATGGCTACGTTGACGAGGTCATGA
- the SIRT6 gene encoding NAD-dependent protein deacylase sirtuin-6 isoform X7, which translates to MSVNYAAGLSPYADKGKCGLPEIFDPPEELERKVWELARLVWQSSNVVFHTGAGISTASGIPDFRDKLAELHGNMFVEECAKCKTQYVRDTVVGTMGLKATGRLCTVAKARGLRACRGELRDTILDWEDSLPDRELALADEASRSDPAGTCRWLPSAGEAAWSSSTCSAPSTTAMLTSASMATLTRS; encoded by the exons ATGTCGGTGAATTACGCGGCGGGGCTGTCGCCGTACGCGGACAAGGGCAAGTGCGGCCTCCCCGAG ATCTTCGACCCTCCGGAGGAGCTGGAGCGGAAGGTGTGGGAACTGGCGAGGCTGGTCTGGCAGTCTTCCAATGTGGTGTTCCACACGGGTGCCGGCATCAGCACTGCCTCTGGCATCCCTGACTTCAG GGACAAACTGGCAGAGCTTCACGGGAACATGTTCGTGGAAGAATGTGCCAAGTGTAAGAC GCAATACGTCCGGGACACAGTCGTGGGCACCATGGGCCTGAAGGCCACGGGCCGGCTCTGCACCGTGGCTAAGGCAAGGGGGCTGCGGGCCTGCAG GGGAGAGCTGAGGGACACCATCCTAGACTGGGAGGACTCCCTGCCCGACCGGGAACTGGCACTCGCCGATGAGGCCAGCAG ATCCGACCCAGCGGGAACCTGCCGCTGGCTACCAAGCGCCGGGGAGGCCGCCTGGTCATCGTCAACCTGCAGCGCACCAAGCAC GACCGCCATGCTGACCTCCGCATCCATGGCTACGTTGACGAGGTCATGA